CCTCATCGTGGCCACCCAGGGACAGGCCTCGCGCGGCGTGAGGCGTTTGATCCACAGGCTCCACTACGAGGAAGGTTTGCCGATCATAGTCTTCACGGATGGAGACCCCTACGGTTGGTACATCTACTCCACCATAAAGAAGGGCTCGATAAACCTCGCCTACCTCAGCGACAAGCTGGCAACGCCGGAGGCAAGGTTCGTGGGTATGACGATGGACGACATAGAGCGCTACGGCCTCCAGAGGGTCACCGAGAAGCTCAAGGGCATCCCGCCCAAGAAGAAGGGAGGCCCGACCGGCGACTACAAGAGAATCCTCGAGGAGATGGAGTACCCGTGGTTCAAGAACAGGGAGTGGCAGAGGCAGCTCCAGATGGCCCTCAAGCTCGGAGTGAGGATTGAGCAGCAGGCCCTCGCCCACCGCTCCCTCGAGTTCGTGGCCAAGGAGTACCTTCCTGAAAAGATAAACAACGGGGAGCTGCTTCCATGACGACCACCGAGGAGCTCGTCTCCAAGGTGAACGTAATACTGGAGGATTTGAAGTATTCGATGGACGGGTTATTCGGGGCCAGCCCCGCCGAGCTGGCCTTCCATTTAAGCTCCCAGCTCAAGACCCTCCAGGGGCTTGAGGATGAGCTCGAGAGGCGCGTGGGAGTCTCGGTCCCCTCCACGGCCTTCCTGAGCAAGAAGGACAGGGATCCAAACATAGAGTGGCTCTACCGCAAGAAGCACAACCGCGCCCTGGCCCTTGAGAGACTGAAGAGCGCCATAACGGCACACAGAATAGCGCTCTCCCACTTAGCTATGCACTACCACTTCTACTCGGGAAGGAAGGAGCTCTCGCCCATGGAGGTCAAGGATCCGGAGGGTGTGAGGGTCGTTGATAGGAACGTGAAGCTCGGCAGGCTCGAAATCCTCCCCCACCTCGCCTACTCGGGGGACATACTAAGGATACTCAGCCAGCGGGAGATGGCCGTTAGGGAGGAGTTCAAAGAACTGAAGGCGAAGCTCCGTGAGAAGGGGAGGCTCCAGGTGAGGGGCTACCGCATAGAGGTGGAGTACTGGGAGAACAACCGGCTCAAGAAGACGAGGGTTGACCTCCCGAGCGATGCCGATATCGATGCCGAGCTCAGGAAGCGCTTTGGAAGGAAGTTCCGCTGGAGGGTTCTCACCTCAATAAAGACGCGCGGCGTTTTGATAAACAACCACTACACGGTGGACAACCTCGCGCTCGCCTACGCCTCCCTCAACCCCGGGGAGGGGACCAAGCTTCTCGCCCTCGACATATTCCGCTACTACTTCCTCACCTCCGACCGTGAGAGGGAGAACATAAGCCTCTACCCCGGCATCAGGGGCTGCGTCGAGTGCCACTACTCCCTATTCGACGAGCCCTTCAGGGAGGAGAAATTCTTCAGGACTGGCTTTGGAAGCATGCTGCTCCTGAAGAAGTGCGAGATTGAGGGGTTCCTCTCCGGAAGGAGGCACGAGCTGTCCTCCATACCGAACTACCTCCTCGGAGGGGTCATCCTCTACGGAATAAGTCCCTTCGATGAGAAGAAGGTGGCGGAGATACTCGGGATAAGCGAGAAGGAGCTTGAAGACGCTCTCTGGAAGGTGGCCATATCGGGGATACCTCTGGAGACCTTCGGAGACCCATCCAAGTTCGAGCGCTTCATGCCGAAGGAGGAGATAGTGGTTGAGTTCCTAAAAGCCCTTCAGGGGGAAGATGATGAGGGTGGAGATAAAGGCAAGAAACAACGAAGAGCTCCTAAGAAAAATAAGAGAAGAGCTTAGGCCCGGCGTTACGGAGGTTTACGTGAACTTAAGGCCCACGAAGGAGATAGTGGTGAGCATCCTCCGCCAGGCCCCGACGGTGAAGAAAATAGGCTGTCCCCCGAGCCTCTACCCCAAGGTCTCCGCGAGCGTCATACGCGCCCTCAACAGAATAGGCATACAGCTCGTCCCCGTCAAGCGCTCCCGCGGAAGGCCGCGGAAGTACGACGAGGAGACGATGAGACGCATAGAGGCGCTGATGCGGGAGGGGAAGAGCCCCCGTGAGATAAGCGAGTCCCTGGGAATTCCCCTCCGCACCGTCTACTACATGGTGAACGGGAAATGAGGGCAAACCGGGTGCTTCCCCTCTTTCTTTTGCTGCTCCTCATGGCGGCGATCTTTCGAAGCACCGCCCGCGCCGGTTCATCAACCTTCAACCTCGACTGGCTCTTTCTGGCCCTCTGGGCGTTTTACATCATGCTGGGCCTCGCGGCCCTCCGCTACCTCCTCTCGAGCTCGAAGCGGGGCACCCTGGGAAGGAAGTTCACGAAGAAGGAGTGGGTGGGGCTGATACTCTACCTCCTGGCCTTCATAGTCGCCATACGCGCCCTGACCCGAAAGCCCCCGGAGATTAAGGGCTTCACGGAGGCACCGGCGGTTAGGCACTTCAACCTCGACCTCTTCGACTTCAACACCATAGTGGAGGTCACCTACCGGCCCCTCCCCCTCATACTGTACCTCATCCCCGTACTCCTGGCCCTGATCTACATTCTCCACAGGCGGCGCGGCCGTTTCAGCCTTGAGAACGTGCGCTTTGACCCACGGCTCGAATTCGACGCGATAGAGGGGACACCCGAGGAGCGCGTCATCGTAATGTACAAGAACGTTGTGGCGGGGCTTGTGACTAGGGGATACCCCTACCAGAAGAGCTGGACCCACTGGGAGCACGAGGAGCACCTCAGGAAGATATTCCCCGACCTGAGCGACCTCCACACCTTAACCGCGGTCTTCGAGAAGGCCCGCTACGGGAGGAGCCTTACTCCGGAGGACGTTGAGAGGGCGAAGAAAAGTTATAGGGTCCTTATAGGCTACCTCACCCGCCCGAGACTACGGGAATGATCTCCACGAAGTCGTTATCGCTAACGGGCGCATCTTCAAGGGCCACCTTGCCGTTTACCTTTGCCACGGCGCTCTCCGTGTTGAAGCCCGCCTCCCTGATGACGTCCTTCACTCTCATGCCCTTCCGCCACTCAAGCTCCCTCTCGATTTTTCTTCCTATCACCTTGACCCGTATCATTCTCCCCACCACCATGCACTCTGGAAATGGGCTTTATTAATTTGTGCCTTGCGAGGGGTATGCTCGGAGGCCCGTTGAGCGTATATTCAAAAAAATTATTATATGCCCAAAACCCAGAGTTCCAATGAACTGGATGCATACAATCAACAGAAGTGATGCCATATGCGCCGAAGTGTCATCCTCGCTGTTTTTCTGCTTTTTGCTATCGCTTTACTGCTTTCCAGCTCCCCCCAGCTTTCGGTTTACCATGAAATTCTCTTAAACAATAACCCTGCCGAAACTTCAAAGGCCCTCTGTTGCACTGCAAACAATCTCACGTTTATGGTAACCACGAACATGAATTCAAAGTGCTCGATTTCAATCAGCTCTAATCCGGGAGGATCCATAACGATAGAACCAAAAAACATTGTTTTCGTTGCAGAGAAAAATCAAAGGGAGCCCGTAACATTTAAAATAACCCCTATGGGCAAAAACCGTTATATTGTCTCATATGAAATTGAGTGCAATAGTACTGGCTTTAGGAGGAGCTATCTCTCATCCAGTGGGCAGTTCGTCCTGTATATCAAGGGATAAAAGAGAAAATCACATGAGCATACCCTCAAGGTTCTCCACGAACTCTATGCTCCTCCTAACGTCGGCAAAGTACTTCTCGGCCTTCTCGACGTGCTCCCTCTCGACCCTTCCGCCCGTGAGGACGGCTGCAGGGGCGAGCAGCTGAACCGCGTACCTGAGGCTCTTCTTCTCGCCGAGCTCCGCGAGGTATTCTATCGCCTCGTCGCTTATCTCTATCTTCTCCTCCTCAGCCCTGATCCTCACTATCTCCCTGACCTCGTCCTTCTTATAGGGCTCCGTGTTGATTATGAGAAGCCTGTCGAGCATGTCTATCGGAATTCCGTGCGGGGCCTCGATGTCGGTGCCCCTTATCTTCGTCCTTCCGCGGTTGGTGGCGAGGATGAGGATTGGAGCCAGGTCGCTCTCCATGGCCCTCGCGAGGAAGGAGAAGGCCTCTATGTCGAGCATGTGACACTCGTCTATGAAGAGAACGCCCGGCACAAGGTGAGCCTTTCCTTCCTCGACCCAGCCCTTCACAGCCTGATCAACCCTCTGCCTTATGTCGTCGTTTATCTCCATTCCCCCTCCGAAGAAGATGCTGAAGAGCCCGCCGCTCCTGGCATTCACGACGTCAAGGTCGTGGAGCGTGACGGTGTAGGTGAACTCCTTTATCTTGAGAACCGGCCCTGTTGGAAGGTTGACCTTCCTCTTGAGGAATATGCCCTCCTCTTCCTTCACCGTCCCGAGCTTGGAGACCCTCCCCGTCTCGGCGTCGATCTGTATAACATCCCCCTCCTCTATACCGCCTTCTATGAGCTGGTAGGCTATCTCCCTTCCCACCCTGACGGTCTTCTCATCGTCTTTGGTCTTGAGCGTGACGAGGGCGCTCTCGGGAACCTCGACGTAGGGGTTAAACGGATGCTTCGCCCTCTTTATCTCAAGCTTCGCGAGCTCGCCCTCGTAGACCTTCCTCTCCTCGCTTATCCTGACACCTATCGCCCTTCTTAGGGCCTGCTTGAGGAACTCCGTCTTCTTCATCTCGGCGGAGTAAATCTCGCTTCCCGCTATCTGGACGAAGGGCACGTCCTCACCGAGCTCCTTGGCTATGCCCATGGCTATCGCCGTTTTTCCGCTCCCGGTGGGGCCCGCGAGGAGGATTCCCTTTCCGGCGAACTTGCCCCTCTTGATGAGCTCCACCGCTATTCCCGCGGCTTCCCTCGCCTTCACCTGGCCGACCATGCCGTCCGCCTTGAACTTCGCCTTCCCGTTCTCATCCAAACCAAGGCCCTTTATGTGGGAGTGGCTTCCGGCGCGCTCGAAGCTGACCTTCGCGACCTCCTCGATGATGGGCATGGGCTCACCTCCGGGTATCTTTAAGTTCCATTTAGTGATTAAAAGTTGCGCTTAAAAGTTTAACGGGAACCGCTCCCCCCCATATCGGTGGCCTTCCCGCCGGCCTGATGGAAAGAGGTGCTCATGGGGGCACTTTGGCGGACACGGGTGAGCTTGAGGGGCGCCCTATCCAGGGTAAAGATTTATAAAGCGAAGCCGCAATTGAATGGATGGAAGTGCCCCGGTGGCCTAGTCTGGATAGGGCGCAAGGCTGCGGACCTTGAGGTCCGGGGTTCGAATCCCCGCCGGGGCGCCACACAATTTCTAAGGGGTTCTGTGGGTTCGCGTTCTTTGTGCCCTTTTGGTCGGTTGTACAGTCCAAACCCTACATGGTGATGGTAATTCCATTCTACCCTCCATTTTCCGTTCAGATGTTCATCGAAAACTATTAAAAGTCTCCCGGTGAAAAAGTTTCCAGGAATTTACGGGGTGATTGAAATGGAAGGCGTTTTCCAGAACGAAACGGTGAATCAAATTCTATCCAAATACAGGCGCATCTGGGCCCTCGGCCACGCCCAGAGCGTCCTGGGCTGGGATATGGAGGTCAACATGCCAAAGGAGGGAATACTTGAGCGCTCGGTGGCCCAGGGCGAGCTTAGCGTTCTCTCCCAGGAGTTCCTCCTCAAGCCCGACTTCATCGAGCTCGTTGAGAAGGCCAAGGGCATCGAAGACCTCAACGAGTACGAGCGCGGCGTTGTTCGCGTTCTCGACCGCTCGATAAGGATAAGCCGCTCCTTCCCGCCGGAGTTCCTCAGGGAGAGGAGTGAGGTTACCAGCCAGGCGACGAAGGCATGGGAGGAGGCCAAGAAGAGCAACGACTTCTCCAAGTTCGAGCCCTGGCTCGACAGGATCATAGACCTCGCCAAGAGGGCGGCCGACTACCTCGGCTACGAGGAGGAGCCCTATGACGCCCTGCTCGACCTCTTCGAGGAAGGCCTCACCACGAAGGAAGTAGTGAGGATGTTCGACAGGCTTGAGAAGGAGCTCAAGCCGCTCCTCGAGAGGATAATGGAGGAGGGCAGGGTTCCCAGCGAGCACCCGCTCGAGAAGGAGGAGTACGAGAGGGAGCAGATGGAAAAGGTCAACCTCTGGATCCTCCAGAAGTTCGGCTATCCCCTTGGAGTTCGCGCGAGGCTCGACGTTTCGGCCCACCCCTTCACCACGGAGTTCGGGATAAGGGACGTGAGGATAACGACCCGCTACGAGGGCTACGACTTCAGGAGGACGATTTTGAGTACGGTCCACGAGTTTGGGCACGCTCTCTACGAGCTCCAGCAGGACGAGCGCTTCATGTTCAGCCCGATAGCGGGAGGCGTTTCCCTCGGAATCCACGAGAGCCAGAGCCGCTTCTGGGAGAACATCGTTGGAAGGAGCATGGAGTTCGCAGGGCTTATTCACCCCGTCCTCAGGGAGAACCTGCCATTCATGGCGGACTACTCTCCCGAAGACGTTTACCTTTACTTCAACATGGTCAGGCCGGACTTCATAAGGACCGAGTCCGACGTGGTAACCTACAACTTCCACATACTGCTCCGCTTCAAGCTCGAGAGAATGATGCTCAACGAGGGCGTCAAGGCGAAGGACCTGCCAGAGCTCTGGAACGACGAGATGGAGAGCCTCCTCGGCATAAGGCCCAAGAACTACGTCGAGGGAATCCTGCAGGACATACACTGGGCCCACGGAACGATCGGCTACTTCCCGACCTACAGCATCGGAACGCTGCTCGCGGCCCAGTTCTACTACCACATGAAGAAGGAGCTCAACGTGGAGGAGCACATAGCCAGCGCGAACTTCGAGCCGATAAAGGCCTGGCTCCGCGAGAGGGTGCACAAGTACGGCTCGATATACCCGCCGAAGGAGCTCCTCAAGAAGTCAATAGGCGAGGAGCTCAACCCGGACTACTTCATCCGCTGGGTGAAGGAGAGGTATCTATAATCTTAACTCTCTTCTTTATTTGTAGGAACCCAAGTGAGTAATTAGCAAGATTTAGGTAATGTTTTTAATCACTGTTAACAATAACTATGGACAAGGTGATGCTTTGTGGGAATGAGGATTGCAAGCCTTGGACTGGTTCTTCTGTTCCTCATGAGCTTTGGAGCGGTGCCTTTATTCAACGGAAAC
This region of Palaeococcus ferrophilus DSM 13482 genomic DNA includes:
- a CDS encoding DUF530 family protein encodes the protein MTTTEELVSKVNVILEDLKYSMDGLFGASPAELAFHLSSQLKTLQGLEDELERRVGVSVPSTAFLSKKDRDPNIEWLYRKKHNRALALERLKSAITAHRIALSHLAMHYHFYSGRKELSPMEVKDPEGVRVVDRNVKLGRLEILPHLAYSGDILRILSQREMAVREEFKELKAKLREKGRLQVRGYRIEVEYWENNRLKKTRVDLPSDADIDAELRKRFGRKFRWRVLTSIKTRGVLINNHYTVDNLALAYASLNPGEGTKLLALDIFRYYFLTSDRERENISLYPGIRGCVECHYSLFDEPFREEKFFRTGFGSMLLLKKCEIEGFLSGRRHELSSIPNYLLGGVILYGISPFDEKKVAEILGISEKELEDALWKVAISGIPLETFGDPSKFERFMPKEEIVVEFLKALQGEDDEGGDKGKKQRRAPKKNKRRA
- a CDS encoding DUF1699 family protein translates to MRVEIKARNNEELLRKIREELRPGVTEVYVNLRPTKEIVVSILRQAPTVKKIGCPPSLYPKVSASVIRALNRIGIQLVPVKRSRGRPRKYDEETMRRIEALMREGKSPREISESLGIPLRTVYYMVNGK
- a CDS encoding DUF4129 domain-containing protein is translated as MRANRVLPLFLLLLLMAAIFRSTARAGSSTFNLDWLFLALWAFYIMLGLAALRYLLSSSKRGTLGRKFTKKEWVGLILYLLAFIVAIRALTRKPPEIKGFTEAPAVRHFNLDLFDFNTIVEVTYRPLPLILYLIPVLLALIYILHRRRGRFSLENVRFDPRLEFDAIEGTPEERVIVMYKNVVAGLVTRGYPYQKSWTHWEHEEHLRKIFPDLSDLHTLTAVFEKARYGRSLTPEDVERAKKSYRVLIGYLTRPRLRE
- a CDS encoding MoaD/ThiS family protein, producing the protein MIRVKVIGRKIERELEWRKGMRVKDVIREAGFNTESAVAKVNGKVALEDAPVSDNDFVEIIPVVSGG
- a CDS encoding RuvB-like helicase; the encoded protein is MPIIEEVAKVSFERAGSHSHIKGLGLDENGKAKFKADGMVGQVKAREAAGIAVELIKRGKFAGKGILLAGPTGSGKTAIAMGIAKELGEDVPFVQIAGSEIYSAEMKKTEFLKQALRRAIGVRISEERKVYEGELAKLEIKRAKHPFNPYVEVPESALVTLKTKDDEKTVRVGREIAYQLIEGGIEEGDVIQIDAETGRVSKLGTVKEEEGIFLKRKVNLPTGPVLKIKEFTYTVTLHDLDVVNARSGGLFSIFFGGGMEINDDIRQRVDQAVKGWVEEGKAHLVPGVLFIDECHMLDIEAFSFLARAMESDLAPILILATNRGRTKIRGTDIEAPHGIPIDMLDRLLIINTEPYKKDEVREIVRIRAEEEKIEISDEAIEYLAELGEKKSLRYAVQLLAPAAVLTGGRVEREHVEKAEKYFADVRRSIEFVENLEGMLM
- a CDS encoding carboxypeptidase M32; the encoded protein is MEGVFQNETVNQILSKYRRIWALGHAQSVLGWDMEVNMPKEGILERSVAQGELSVLSQEFLLKPDFIELVEKAKGIEDLNEYERGVVRVLDRSIRISRSFPPEFLRERSEVTSQATKAWEEAKKSNDFSKFEPWLDRIIDLAKRAADYLGYEEEPYDALLDLFEEGLTTKEVVRMFDRLEKELKPLLERIMEEGRVPSEHPLEKEEYEREQMEKVNLWILQKFGYPLGVRARLDVSAHPFTTEFGIRDVRITTRYEGYDFRRTILSTVHEFGHALYELQQDERFMFSPIAGGVSLGIHESQSRFWENIVGRSMEFAGLIHPVLRENLPFMADYSPEDVYLYFNMVRPDFIRTESDVVTYNFHILLRFKLERMMLNEGVKAKDLPELWNDEMESLLGIRPKNYVEGILQDIHWAHGTIGYFPTYSIGTLLAAQFYYHMKKELNVEEHIASANFEPIKAWLRERVHKYGSIYPPKELLKKSIGEELNPDYFIRWVKERYL